A window from Hyalangium ruber encodes these proteins:
- the surE gene encoding 5'/3'-nucleotidase SurE: MTEARRPRILVSNDDGYFSQGLQALVDAVSPLGEVWVVAPDREQSAASHAISLHRPLRIQQIRERWYSVDGTPTDSAYLAINHLLKDDRPQLMVSGINHGANLADDVTYSGTVAAAMEGALLGVPAIAFSLASRAPFDFGPAARFARSIVAAALSQPLPPRMLLNVNIPGGVEPDGYVVTRLGRHSYGYAVVENVDPRGRKYYWIGGSEYEHEDIPGSDCNAVHLDKRVSVTPLHLEMTDHSRIPQLAGWAIEGFRRHEVKGG; encoded by the coding sequence GTGACTGAAGCACGACGCCCCCGCATCCTCGTCTCCAACGACGACGGGTACTTCTCTCAGGGACTGCAGGCGCTGGTGGATGCCGTCAGCCCCCTGGGAGAGGTGTGGGTGGTGGCCCCGGACCGCGAGCAGAGCGCGGCCTCGCACGCCATCTCCCTGCACCGCCCCCTGCGCATCCAGCAGATCCGTGAGCGCTGGTACTCCGTCGATGGGACGCCGACCGACAGCGCTTATCTGGCGATCAACCACCTCCTCAAGGATGATCGCCCCCAGCTCATGGTCTCTGGCATCAATCACGGCGCGAATCTGGCCGACGACGTCACCTACTCGGGGACGGTGGCCGCGGCGATGGAGGGAGCCCTGCTCGGGGTGCCCGCCATCGCCTTCAGCCTTGCCTCGCGCGCGCCGTTCGACTTCGGCCCGGCGGCGCGCTTCGCCCGCTCCATCGTGGCCGCGGCGCTGTCCCAGCCCCTGCCTCCCCGGATGCTCCTCAACGTGAACATCCCCGGAGGCGTGGAGCCGGACGGCTATGTCGTCACCCGGCTCGGGCGGCACTCGTACGGCTATGCCGTGGTGGAGAACGTCGACCCGCGCGGCCGCAAGTACTACTGGATCGGTGGCAGCGAGTACGAGCACGAGGACATCCCCGGCAGCGACTGCAACGCTGTCCACCTGGACAAGCGCGTGTCGGTGACGCCGCTGCACCTGGAGA